The following proteins are co-located in the Planococcus plakortidis genome:
- a CDS encoding DUF4097 family beta strand repeat-containing protein — protein MQSEKERILDMVENGTISAREAVELLKAIDSGETGNASKDYGRETYRSPRGKRGFFRPEDMFKKFTKDFSKDFSKNMSKDFNELGDRMMHFMQTSADKLKTMEFDSPFGEAARFEHTFTEESAELHTVIADIANGQLEVFPSQDGSIRAECSVKAFRAESPEQAKQDFLEKFVFIADDRKLRIISDMKTTQVNVVLYVPAAAFEQIVVRLFNGGFTMKRLDSALIKVKTANGKIDLKTIQFEEAELETANGPIQMMEVKGREVEAETLNGRIYIDGDIEDIDAKSLNGNVVATTRSKEAKKLEAKTLAGNVEIYIPQHLALRGEVSSNLGRMDVMLPDINSSHEQGQFMQKKMHFTKSGDVESAAGPLLVYGETKTGSILVRYLTID, from the coding sequence ATGCAAAGTGAAAAAGAACGCATTTTGGACATGGTTGAAAATGGCACGATCTCGGCACGTGAAGCGGTTGAGCTGTTGAAAGCGATCGACAGTGGGGAGACGGGCAATGCATCGAAGGATTATGGCCGTGAAACCTACCGCAGCCCGCGCGGAAAGCGTGGCTTCTTCCGGCCTGAAGACATGTTCAAGAAGTTTACGAAAGACTTTTCGAAGGATTTTTCCAAGAATATGTCCAAGGATTTCAATGAACTTGGCGACCGGATGATGCATTTCATGCAGACGTCCGCCGATAAGTTGAAGACGATGGAATTCGACTCGCCATTCGGGGAAGCCGCACGGTTTGAACACACTTTCACGGAAGAAAGTGCGGAACTCCATACGGTCATTGCCGACATCGCCAACGGGCAATTGGAAGTGTTCCCATCCCAGGACGGTTCGATTCGTGCAGAATGCAGCGTCAAGGCATTCCGTGCAGAGTCCCCGGAACAAGCGAAGCAGGATTTTCTCGAGAAATTCGTATTCATTGCGGATGACCGCAAATTGCGCATCATCAGCGACATGAAAACGACTCAAGTGAATGTCGTCCTGTATGTTCCGGCTGCGGCATTTGAACAAATTGTCGTCCGTCTTTTCAATGGCGGATTCACGATGAAGCGCCTCGACTCCGCCTTGATCAAAGTCAAGACCGCAAACGGCAAGATCGATTTGAAGACGATCCAATTCGAGGAAGCCGAGCTTGAGACGGCAAACGGTCCGATCCAGATGATGGAAGTAAAAGGCCGTGAAGTCGAAGCGGAAACCTTGAATGGGCGCATTTATATCGATGGGGATATCGAAGACATCGATGCGAAGTCGTTGAACGGCAATGTCGTCGCGACAACGCGCAGCAAGGAAGCGAAAAAGCTTGAAGCGAAAACCTTGGCAGGCAATGTAGAGATTTACATTCCCCAGCATTTGGCGCTGAGAGGAGAAGTTTCTTCAAACTTGGGCCGTATGGATGTCATGCTGCCGGACATCAACAGCAGCCATGAACAAGGCCAATTCATGCAGAAGAAAATGCATTTCACGAAAAGCGGGGATGTCGAGTCTGCTGCAGGGCCGTTGCTCGTCTACGGAGAAACCAAAACCGGTTCGATCCTCGTCCGTTATTTGACAATCGACTGA
- a CDS encoding N-acetylmuramoyl-L-alanine amidase family protein, with the protein MKIIIDAGHGPGTIGKRTPDGRMREFHFNNAVAEEVKKRLSADGYTVLFSHQQDRDVPLKERAGFANRSGAKLLVSIHANAAGHNFGPAQGIESFIYPAAPARTRKFGQLLQNSLILSTGRKDRGLKTADFAMLRDTSMPAVLVECGFMTHKHESALLQSDEYRMRCARAISFAITCMEI; encoded by the coding sequence ATGAAAATTATCATTGATGCGGGACACGGACCAGGGACGATCGGAAAACGGACACCCGACGGCAGGATGCGCGAATTCCATTTCAACAATGCAGTCGCTGAAGAAGTGAAAAAGCGCTTGTCGGCAGATGGGTATACGGTATTGTTCAGCCATCAGCAAGACCGCGATGTGCCTTTGAAGGAAAGGGCCGGTTTTGCCAATCGCTCCGGTGCCAAGCTTTTGGTATCGATCCATGCCAACGCAGCAGGACACAACTTCGGCCCCGCACAGGGAATCGAGAGCTTCATTTATCCGGCAGCGCCTGCACGCACGCGAAAATTCGGCCAGCTGCTACAGAATTCACTGATCCTATCGACCGGCCGGAAAGACCGCGGATTGAAAACGGCGGATTTCGCCATGCTGAGGGATACCAGCATGCCTGCCGTGCTTGTCGAATGTGGGTTTATGACCCATAAGCACGAATCGGCTTTGCTGCAATCCGATGAATATCGCATGCGTTGTGCCCGCGCCATTAGCTTCGCCATTACGTGCATGGAAATTTAA
- the hprK gene encoding HPr(Ser) kinase/phosphatase translates to MGQVTVKQVMEMFGLKLISGQEGIGRHIAISDISRPGLEMAGYFTHYPANRMQLLGKTELSFFAMLKPEERLDRMMKLCTDDTPAIIVSHGVEVPEELVRASSEKHVPVLGTNMTTTRFSSLLTNFLESRLAPTTAVHGVLVDIYGIGVLITGKSGVGKSETALELVKKGHRLVADDCVEIRQEGESTLVGHPPKLIEYLLEIRGVGIIDIMTLFGASAVRNFKRISLVIDLELWDPDKTYDRLGLEEETMKIIDTELTKLTIPVRPGRNLSVIIEVAAMNYRLKRMGVNAAEEFSKRLDDVIAQDTN, encoded by the coding sequence ATGGGACAAGTAACAGTAAAACAAGTGATGGAAATGTTCGGCTTGAAACTGATCAGCGGCCAGGAAGGTATCGGGCGGCATATCGCGATCAGTGATATTTCAAGGCCGGGCTTGGAAATGGCGGGATATTTCACCCATTATCCAGCGAATCGCATGCAATTGCTCGGAAAAACGGAATTGTCGTTTTTCGCCATGTTGAAACCGGAGGAACGGCTCGACCGGATGATGAAGTTGTGTACGGATGATACGCCCGCAATCATCGTTTCCCATGGTGTCGAAGTGCCGGAGGAATTGGTCCGCGCCTCTTCGGAAAAACATGTGCCAGTGCTGGGGACGAATATGACGACCACCCGGTTCTCGAGTTTGCTGACAAACTTCCTGGAAAGCCGCCTGGCCCCGACGACAGCTGTACACGGGGTGTTGGTCGATATTTACGGAATCGGTGTGCTCATTACAGGGAAAAGCGGTGTCGGTAAAAGTGAAACCGCATTGGAACTTGTCAAGAAAGGCCATCGACTCGTGGCAGACGATTGCGTGGAGATCCGGCAAGAAGGCGAAAGCACGCTTGTCGGCCATCCGCCGAAGCTGATCGAATACTTGCTTGAGATCCGTGGTGTCGGCATCATCGACATTATGACCTTATTCGGGGCAAGCGCCGTTCGCAATTTCAAGCGTATTTCCTTGGTCATTGATCTTGAGTTATGGGACCCGGATAAAACATATGACCGTCTCGGCCTAGAGGAAGAAACGATGAAAATCATCGATACGGAATTGACGAAGCTGACGATTCCTGTTCGGCCAGGGCGCAACCTTTCCGTCATTATCGAAGTAGCCGCGATGAACTACCGCCTGAAACGGATGGGGGTCAACGCTGCCGAGGAATTTTCCAAGCGGCTTGATGATGTCATCGCGCAAGATACAAATTAA